In Archangium violaceum, the following are encoded in one genomic region:
- a CDS encoding TetR/AcrR family transcriptional regulator: MNGDLRDERDVLRRRLILEAAKACFLQFGYAKTSFDDIAQRAGISRPLIYKKFKNKEELLSGVYDFILDPIYPKVEQLLERKGGSTREKLFALWELLLLEPYDEWMRMPMAAAFQAACHRVAPEVMERHDRLQLAYTQAVLGSKELSEVFILAACGLGADIPTTRALRARLQVLVERFTPAPRS, from the coding sequence ATGAACGGAGACCTGAGGGACGAGCGCGACGTCCTGCGCCGCAGGCTGATTCTCGAGGCGGCCAAGGCGTGCTTTCTGCAGTTCGGCTACGCGAAGACGTCGTTTGACGACATTGCCCAGCGTGCGGGCATCTCGCGGCCGCTCATCTACAAGAAGTTCAAGAACAAGGAGGAACTGCTCAGCGGGGTGTACGACTTCATCCTCGACCCCATCTACCCAAAGGTGGAGCAGCTGCTGGAGCGCAAGGGCGGCAGCACCCGTGAGAAGCTCTTCGCGCTGTGGGAGTTGCTGCTGCTCGAGCCCTACGACGAGTGGATGCGCATGCCCATGGCGGCGGCCTTCCAGGCGGCCTGCCACCGAGTGGCGCCGGAGGTGATGGAGCGACATGACCGGCTGCAGCTCGCGTATACGCAGGCCGTGCTTGGCTCCAAGGAGCTGAGTGAGGTGTTCATCCTCGCCGCATGCGGCCTCGGCGCCGACATCCCCACAACGCGGGCCTTGCGTGCGCGGCTGCAGGTCCTCGTCGAGCGCTTCACCCCGGCACCGCGCTCCTGA